One stretch of Nitratiruptor tergarcus DSM 16512 DNA includes these proteins:
- a CDS encoding Mur ligase family protein: protein MSWIHLFGHILFVLLLGYYLITNLQWYNYKLSRILLHHHAPYQHILFFLLPLFGYLALREWVLALDLVYGAVFYFWQRKLDKKLVFTSRVKRFFVLLFLFTLVLDMLFMIKGIKLYSTLLPLAVTLLVSNIIEKYLFMIFYKEAKKKLKKIDPIIVAITASYGKTSIKNFLTQILQDNYRVYKTPRSVNTLAGIMKDINESLPEDTQIYIVEAGARERGDIASIAKLIEHQYAIIGKIGEQHIEYFQSLENIILTKLEILLSKRLKKAFIWDGLEIKDDEKFVKYGKNIKNIQADLEGVSWGVELDGKEYHFFAPVLGDFNALNITAAILAAREIGLDMEIIQKRVRHLKPVEHRLQKIEAGGKLIIDDSFNGNLEGMVSSYELVKGYPGRKVIVTPGIVESTPQANEKLARKINEVFDLVIITGKLNREILDKAITKKKILLDDKQMLQNVLAESTKAGDLILFSNDTPAFM from the coding sequence ATGAGTTGGATTCATCTCTTTGGCCATATCCTTTTTGTTCTGCTATTGGGTTACTATCTTATTACCAATCTGCAATGGTACAACTACAAACTTTCTCGTATTCTCTTGCATCACCATGCACCTTACCAGCATATCCTCTTTTTTTTGCTACCACTTTTTGGGTATCTTGCTTTACGTGAATGGGTATTGGCTCTCGATCTTGTCTATGGTGCAGTATTCTATTTTTGGCAAAGAAAACTGGATAAAAAACTTGTTTTTACTTCTCGCGTAAAGCGCTTTTTTGTATTGCTTTTTCTTTTTACCCTTGTTTTAGATATGCTTTTTATGATTAAAGGTATAAAGCTCTACAGCACACTTTTGCCTCTAGCTGTGACTCTTTTGGTATCAAATATCATCGAAAAATATCTTTTTATGATTTTTTATAAAGAGGCAAAAAAGAAACTAAAAAAGATCGATCCAATCATTGTGGCTATTACTGCAAGTTACGGAAAAACAAGTATAAAAAATTTCTTGACACAAATTTTACAAGATAATTACCGCGTCTATAAAACACCAAGAAGTGTCAATACACTTGCAGGGATAATGAAAGATATTAATGAGTCGCTACCAGAAGATACACAGATTTATATCGTAGAGGCGGGAGCAAGGGAGCGGGGCGATATCGCTTCTATTGCAAAACTAATAGAGCATCAGTATGCGATAATTGGAAAGATCGGCGAGCAGCACATTGAGTATTTTCAATCTCTTGAAAATATTATACTTACAAAACTAGAAATTTTACTCTCAAAAAGACTTAAAAAGGCTTTTATTTGGGATGGTTTAGAGATAAAAGATGATGAAAAGTTTGTAAAATATGGAAAAAATATCAAAAATATTCAAGCAGATCTTGAAGGCGTGAGCTGGGGTGTAGAACTTGATGGAAAAGAGTACCATTTTTTTGCTCCTGTGTTAGGTGATTTTAATGCACTCAATATCACTGCAGCTATTTTAGCAGCGCGTGAAATCGGGCTAGATATGGAAATTATTCAAAAAAGAGTACGCCATCTCAAACCAGTGGAGCATAGACTGCAAAAGATAGAAGCTGGCGGGAAGCTCATAATTGATGATAGTTTCAATGGGAATTTGGAGGGAATGGTAAGCTCTTATGAGCTTGTAAAAGGTTATCCGGGAAGAAAGGTAATAGTAACTCCCGGTATTGTTGAGAGTACTCCACAAGCCAATGAAAAATTGGCACGAAAAATTAATGAAGTTTTCGATCTTGTAATCATTACAGGAAAACTCAATAGAGAAATTTTAGACAAAGCTATTACAAAGAAGAAAATTTTACTCGATGATAAGCAGATGTTACAAAATGTATTGGCAGAGTCAACAAAGGCAGGAGATTTGATACTCTTTAGTAATGATACACCAGCTTTTATGTAA
- a CDS encoding TRAP transporter large permease subunit encodes MNKISYYIDKINTFFGGVSAFFSFLLAFLVFYDASMRYLFHEGSIALQELEWYFFDLTFLLSAGYALKHDKHVRVDIFYEKFSPKTKATIAFLDNLLLIVPLALLILWYGYGFTLQSFMQNEASSDPGGLQHRWIIKAMIVLFAFLLLLQAISEMIKHWSHIDKKWLVAVPAVGIAIALLHYLDFYYFLHPAILMFALSLILLMIGFRVAFVFAGAAIVFALIDADLSLNLFNLFPMRIYGIMQNFTLMAVPLFILMGLILEKSNIARKLLENLGALFGEVRGGLAVGVVIVGAILAAATGIVGASVVMMSVITLPVMLKYGYDKSLASGTIAASGTLGQIIPPSIVLIVLGDVLSVSVGDLFRSAVVPGLLLVAVYIFYILLFALFKPQSAPPVKLERKPSLKEILFSLLPAILLIVAVLGSIFAGIATPTESAAMGVVGALVLAFFSGSLSFSMLRYVSLETVKLSAMIFTILIGATAFSLVFNEIGGEELVHDFFSYQIGSPELFIFIAMASIFLLGFFIDFVEICFVVIPLFVPVIKTFGIDPIWFGILVALNLQASFLTPPFGFALFYLKGSAGKLVTTKEIYRGVLPFIALQILILIIIYLFPNLIKVF; translated from the coding sequence GTGAATAAGATCTCCTACTATATCGATAAAATCAATACATTTTTTGGAGGGGTAAGTGCATTTTTCTCCTTTTTATTAGCCTTTTTAGTATTTTACGATGCATCGATGCGCTACCTCTTTCATGAGGGTTCCATTGCACTACAAGAGCTTGAGTGGTACTTTTTTGATCTTACTTTTTTGCTCAGTGCTGGGTATGCACTCAAACATGATAAGCATGTGAGAGTTGATATTTTTTATGAGAAGTTCTCTCCAAAAACTAAAGCTACTATCGCTTTTTTGGATAATTTACTCCTCATTGTACCTTTGGCATTGCTTATTCTTTGGTATGGGTACGGTTTTACATTGCAAAGTTTTATGCAAAACGAGGCTTCTAGTGATCCTGGAGGATTGCAACACCGCTGGATTATTAAAGCGATGATAGTTCTCTTTGCATTTTTGCTGCTTTTACAGGCAATCAGTGAAATGATAAAACATTGGAGTCATATAGATAAAAAGTGGCTTGTAGCAGTGCCCGCAGTAGGTATTGCAATTGCACTTTTACACTATCTTGATTTTTACTATTTTCTCCATCCTGCTATTTTAATGTTTGCGCTATCTCTTATTCTTTTGATGATTGGTTTTCGTGTAGCATTTGTTTTTGCAGGTGCTGCGATTGTTTTTGCACTGATTGATGCAGACTTGAGTCTGAATCTTTTTAATCTCTTTCCAATGCGCATATATGGCATTATGCAAAACTTTACGCTCATGGCAGTACCACTTTTTATTTTGATGGGGCTCATTTTAGAAAAGAGTAACATTGCAAGAAAGCTTCTAGAAAATCTTGGAGCATTGTTTGGAGAGGTGCGAGGAGGACTTGCTGTAGGAGTTGTGATAGTAGGAGCAATTTTGGCAGCTGCTACAGGTATTGTGGGTGCAAGTGTAGTGATGATGAGCGTGATTACGCTTCCAGTAATGCTTAAATATGGGTATGACAAGTCACTTGCTAGCGGAACGATAGCAGCAAGCGGGACATTGGGGCAAATAATTCCTCCCTCTATTGTATTGATTGTGTTGGGAGATGTTTTGAGTGTGAGTGTGGGAGATCTCTTCCGCAGTGCAGTTGTGCCGGGACTTTTATTGGTAGCAGTCTATATTTTTTATATTTTACTCTTTGCACTCTTCAAACCACAATCTGCACCTCCGGTAAAATTAGAGCGAAAGCCTTCACTTAAAGAGATTCTCTTCTCTTTACTTCCTGCTATACTCTTAATTGTTGCAGTACTAGGATCTATTTTTGCAGGTATTGCAACTCCTACAGAGTCTGCCGCAATGGGTGTGGTTGGTGCTTTGGTTTTGGCATTTTTCAGTGGCAGTCTCAGTTTTTCAATGCTGCGCTATGTGAGTTTAGAGACAGTTAAACTAAGTGCTATGATTTTTACCATTTTGATTGGTGCTACTGCTTTTAGTCTTGTTTTTAACGAAATTGGTGGGGAAGAGCTAGTGCATGACTTCTTTAGTTACCAAATAGGATCTCCAGAACTTTTCATTTTTATAGCAATGGCAAGTATCTTTTTGCTTGGATTTTTTATTGATTTTGTGGAGATCTGTTTTGTTGTCATACCGCTTTTTGTACCTGTAATCAAAACCTTTGGTATAGATCCAATATGGTTTGGCATACTTGTGGCTCTCAATTTACAAGCATCTTTTTTAACGCCACCATTCGGGTTTGCACTCTTTTATCTCAAAGGGAGTGCCGGTAAACTTGTAACAACAAAAGAGATCTATAGAGGTGTTTTGCCATTTATTGCTTTGCAGATTCTCATCCTTATAATTATCTATCTCTTTCCAAATCTCATAAAGGTGTTTTAA
- a CDS encoding HIT family protein, which yields MRKILYAPWRSEYVTGKKIEGCVFCYIVEHPKEDEELGVLYRAENSFAVMNKYPYSPGHFMIIPNRHIDNLENLEEDVWLEIAKLAKRGVKLLKDVLGAEGVNMGMNLGAAAGAGIAEHIHLHLVPRWQRDTNFITTIAETRVYSTDFFKIYQKLREYAKEYFEG from the coding sequence ATGCGCAAAATTTTGTATGCTCCTTGGCGTAGTGAGTATGTGACAGGCAAAAAAATAGAAGGGTGTGTCTTTTGTTATATTGTAGAGCATCCTAAGGAAGATGAGGAGTTGGGAGTACTTTATAGAGCCGAAAACTCTTTTGCTGTGATGAATAAGTATCCCTATTCACCAGGCCACTTTATGATAATTCCAAACCGCCATATAGATAATCTCGAAAATCTTGAAGAGGATGTATGGCTTGAAATTGCAAAACTTGCAAAAAGAGGGGTGAAACTTTTAAAAGATGTTTTGGGTGCAGAAGGGGTGAATATGGGTATGAATCTTGGTGCTGCTGCAGGAGCTGGTATTGCTGAACATATCCATCTGCATCTAGTACCGAGGTGGCAAAGAGATACAAATTTTATCACTACAATTGCCGAGACGAGAGTCTATAGCACCGATTTTTTCAAAATTTATCAAAAGCTGCGTGAATATGCAAAGGAGTACTTTGAAGGGTAG
- a CDS encoding nucleotide pyrophosphohydrolase: MKGSLYELQKMLDEFIAQREWQKYHTPKNLSMSVAIEAAELMEHFQWCDKRADQFSSEEKEEIAEEMADVLHYLLRLATVLEIDLYEASRRKIAKNQKRFPIDKAKNMKKSGC, translated from the coding sequence TTGAAGGGTAGTCTGTATGAGCTGCAAAAGATGCTCGATGAGTTTATAGCGCAAAGGGAGTGGCAAAAGTATCATACACCCAAAAATCTCTCCATGAGTGTAGCGATAGAGGCAGCGGAACTCATGGAACACTTTCAATGGTGTGATAAAAGAGCTGATCAGTTTAGTAGCGAAGAAAAAGAGGAGATTGCTGAAGAGATGGCAGATGTACTGCACTATCTTTTACGTTTAGCAACTGTGCTTGAAATTGATCTCTATGAAGCCTCACGAAGGAAAATTGCTAAAAATCAAAAAAGATTTCCGATTGATAAAGCAAAAAATATGAAAAAAAGTGGATGTTAG
- a CDS encoding pyridoxal phosphate-dependent aminotransferase, whose translation MQRVKNLTPFMVMAIAKEASKYKDAIHFEIGEPDLPPPPGVVEAAKCALDNYRFSYTISEGLPALRQKIADFYQKRYSVFINPENILITPGTSGAFMLAYALTLDFGNSLAFSDPGYPSYKNFAYILGIEPRFIPVDSLTSYCITPEHLHKNRPHALQISNPANPSGNVYEIDLLKDLCTYCLHKNIILISDELYHGLIYDANTTTALAFNEEAIVINGFSKYFCMPGMRIGWIIVPSKLRKKAVEIAQNIFIAAPTLSQYAALEAFDEEYLASVTLTYRKRRDYLYQELSKLFYIPQKPQGAFYIWADISKYSDNALHFAHDLLQKTHVAITPGIDFGYNNTQKFVRFAYTKSIEQMEQGVKRLKSFLG comes from the coding sequence ATGCAAAGAGTAAAAAATCTCACACCTTTTATGGTCATGGCAATTGCCAAAGAGGCATCAAAATATAAAGATGCCATCCATTTTGAAATAGGCGAACCAGATCTTCCTCCACCACCTGGTGTAGTAGAGGCTGCAAAATGTGCACTGGATAATTATCGATTTTCTTATACTATTTCTGAAGGGTTGCCTGCACTTCGTCAAAAAATTGCAGATTTTTATCAAAAAAGATACAGCGTCTTCATTAATCCTGAAAATATTCTCATCACTCCTGGAACCAGCGGAGCATTTATGCTTGCATATGCATTGACGCTCGATTTTGGTAACTCTTTGGCATTTAGCGATCCAGGCTATCCTTCTTATAAAAATTTTGCCTACATTCTAGGAATAGAGCCAAGATTTATCCCTGTTGATAGTTTAACAAGCTACTGCATCACACCAGAGCATCTACACAAAAATAGACCTCATGCACTGCAAATCTCCAATCCAGCAAATCCTAGTGGCAATGTTTATGAAATAGATCTCTTGAAAGATCTTTGCACATACTGCTTACACAAAAATATTATACTTATTAGTGACGAGCTCTATCATGGCCTCATATACGATGCAAACACTACAACTGCTCTTGCTTTCAATGAAGAAGCTATTGTCATAAATGGATTTTCAAAATATTTTTGCATGCCAGGGATGAGAATAGGCTGGATAATTGTTCCATCAAAATTGCGCAAAAAAGCAGTAGAAATTGCGCAAAATATCTTTATAGCTGCACCGACACTGAGCCAATATGCAGCATTGGAAGCTTTTGATGAGGAGTATCTTGCATCCGTTACATTGACATATCGTAAAAGGAGAGACTATTTATACCAAGAACTTTCCAAACTTTTCTATATCCCACAAAAGCCGCAAGGAGCCTTCTATATCTGGGCTGATATAAGTAAATATAGCGATAATGCACTCCATTTTGCTCATGATCTCTTACAAAAAACACATGTTGCAATCACACCCGGTATAGACTTTGGCTATAACAATACCCAAAAGTTTGTAAGATTTGCGTACACCAAATCTATCGAGCAGATGGAGCAAGGCGTTAAACGCCTCAAATCATTCCTTGGCTAA
- a CDS encoding MTH1187 family thiamine-binding protein, giving the protein MSVLMEIAMFPTDVGESKSKYVAEVLKVIEESGLPYQLTPMATIVEGKSVEEVINLIPQMYAALEKMGVGRVYSVVKFDIRPDKENRLQQKIESVQKHLSQG; this is encoded by the coding sequence ATGAGTGTATTAATGGAGATTGCAATGTTTCCAACAGATGTAGGAGAGAGCAAAAGCAAGTATGTAGCTGAGGTATTAAAGGTGATTGAGGAGAGTGGACTTCCTTATCAACTTACTCCTATGGCTACTATTGTAGAGGGTAAGAGTGTTGAGGAAGTAATAAATCTTATTCCACAGATGTATGCAGCATTAGAGAAAATGGGTGTTGGAAGAGTCTATAGTGTTGTGAAGTTTGATATTCGACCTGACAAAGAGAATCGTTTACAACAAAAGATTGAGTCTGTACAAAAACATCTTTCTCAAGGATAG
- a CDS encoding DUF6726 family protein, protein MKKLLVSLVIVLMFSGCGIGSIVAAPFKVTGAVVNIVAPQAVGNTIAGVGDVAEDAIPF, encoded by the coding sequence ATGAAAAAATTGCTTGTATCTCTAGTTATTGTATTGATGTTTAGTGGTTGTGGCATTGGCTCAATTGTGGCAGCACCTTTTAAAGTAACAGGTGCTGTGGTAAATATAGTTGCGCCACAAGCTGTAGGAAATACCATTGCAGGAGTGGGTGATGTAGCTGAAGATGCTATTCCTTTTTGA
- the pdxA gene encoding 4-hydroxythreonine-4-phosphate dehydrogenase: protein MKPVIAISIGDLNGIGAEIAIKSHDEIKKWCQPLYFTNKDMLEQAADLLGLSLPKDMEVEYIDGNFTIKPGKVSKKSGQYSFRSFQKAVEFTYSGICDALVTLPINKEAWKKASIAYKGHTDYLRKRFKKDAIMMLGCEKLFVALFTEHIPLKKVPKEIKTKKLKKFLVTLYKETQPALPIAVLGLNPHAGDNGVLGDEEKIITQAIKDANKALSTKIFFGPVVPDIAFTPNFRKNLTHIVAMYHDQGLAPLKALYFDESINVSLNLPILRTSVDHGTAFDIAYRNLANNTSYLNACQYAISHLKKE from the coding sequence GTGAAACCCGTAATTGCAATTAGTATAGGAGATCTCAATGGCATTGGGGCTGAAATTGCGATAAAATCTCATGATGAGATAAAAAAGTGGTGCCAGCCTCTCTATTTTACTAACAAAGATATGCTCGAACAAGCTGCGGATTTACTTGGACTCTCTTTGCCAAAAGATATGGAAGTAGAATATATTGATGGTAATTTTACAATAAAACCTGGAAAAGTTAGCAAAAAAAGTGGTCAGTATAGTTTCCGCTCTTTCCAAAAAGCTGTAGAATTTACATATAGCGGTATTTGTGATGCCCTTGTCACACTTCCTATTAATAAGGAAGCCTGGAAAAAAGCTAGCATAGCATATAAAGGGCATACTGACTACCTCCGCAAACGCTTCAAAAAAGATGCTATTATGATGCTTGGGTGCGAAAAACTCTTTGTAGCCCTCTTTACTGAGCATATTCCACTCAAAAAAGTACCAAAAGAAATTAAAACAAAGAAACTAAAAAAATTTCTTGTAACACTTTACAAAGAGACTCAGCCTGCATTACCTATTGCAGTCCTTGGGCTCAATCCTCATGCCGGTGATAATGGCGTTTTAGGAGATGAAGAAAAAATTATCACGCAAGCGATAAAAGATGCAAATAAAGCTTTGAGTACAAAGATCTTCTTTGGTCCAGTTGTTCCAGATATTGCCTTCACACCAAATTTTCGCAAAAATCTCACACATATTGTAGCGATGTATCATGATCAAGGACTCGCACCACTCAAAGCGCTCTATTTTGATGAGAGCATCAATGTAAGCCTCAATTTACCAATTTTACGTACATCAGTAGACCACGGTACCGCATTTGATATAGCCTATAGAAATCTCGCCAACAACACCAGCTACCTTAACGCCTGCCAGTATGCGATTTCACATCTCAAAAAGGAATAG
- a CDS encoding pyridoxine 5'-phosphate synthase, producing MKLGVNIDHIAVLREARRINDPDPIEALGVAKRAGADQITIHLREDRRHINDNDAKKIAQLSPLPLNMECSIDEEIIEIVCALKPHRATLVPEKREEVTTEGGLDVISNFDKILQVVEKLKNHEIDVSLFIDPDFEIIAACADTGADMVELHTGEYANIYAMLYSNLRSTPHSIKNLELPRSELQERLAKAIGDLENSAIYASKAGLLVAAGHGLNYQNVIRIAQIPQIVELNIGQSIIARSIWVGFEQAVSQMKELLRETRNCN from the coding sequence ATGAAACTAGGAGTCAATATCGATCATATCGCAGTGCTACGAGAAGCAAGACGCATCAATGATCCCGACCCCATAGAGGCTTTGGGAGTTGCGAAAAGAGCAGGCGCAGATCAAATAACAATTCATCTGCGTGAAGATAGACGCCATATTAATGACAATGACGCAAAAAAAATTGCACAGCTTTCTCCTTTGCCTCTCAATATGGAATGCAGTATCGACGAAGAGATTATCGAGATTGTCTGCGCCTTAAAACCTCACCGTGCAACACTTGTTCCTGAAAAACGCGAAGAGGTTACAACTGAAGGGGGGCTTGATGTCATAAGTAATTTTGATAAAATCCTCCAAGTAGTAGAAAAGTTGAAAAATCATGAAATAGATGTATCACTCTTTATCGATCCCGATTTTGAGATAATTGCTGCATGTGCCGATACAGGTGCAGATATGGTAGAACTTCACACGGGAGAATATGCAAATATATATGCAATGCTTTACAGTAATCTTCGCTCTACCCCCCATTCCATTAAAAATCTTGAACTCCCTCGCTCTGAACTTCAAGAAAGACTTGCAAAAGCGATAGGAGATCTAGAAAACTCAGCTATTTATGCCTCAAAGGCAGGCCTTCTCGTTGCTGCAGGGCATGGACTTAATTACCAAAATGTCATCCGTATAGCTCAAATTCCACAAATCGTAGAACTTAACATAGGCCAAAGCATTATCGCAAGAAGTATCTGGGTTGGTTTTGAGCAAGCAGTTTCACAAATGAAGGAGCTTTTACGTGAAACCCGTAATTGCAATTAG
- the tgt gene encoding tRNA guanosine(34) transglycosylase Tgt has translation MEFTLDATCGNARATTIKTYHSTIKTPVFMPVGTAASVKALDTRDLIDLLDTHIILANTYHLYLRPGDEIVKEFGGLHGFTKYNRSFLTDSGGFQAFSLSDISKANDEGIEFQSHIDGSRHFFTPQKVLDIQYNLGSDIMMILDDLIALPATKERLKLSVVRTTKWAKASITYHKKMQERGIGRTQNIFAIIQGGVDPAFRRQSAQELTALDFDGFAIGGLSVGEESQAMYDTVAWTTQFMPANKPRYLMGVGTPEDIVEAIDRGIDMFDCVMPTRNARNGTIFTTFGRLNIKAARFKKDHRPIDENCSCYTCQNYSRGYLNHLFRAKELTYYRLASIHNLHYYLQLTKDAREAIIQGDYATFKKDFYARRSQ, from the coding sequence GTGGAATTTACGCTCGATGCAACGTGTGGAAACGCACGTGCCACTACAATTAAAACATATCATTCTACCATAAAAACCCCTGTATTTATGCCTGTGGGAACCGCTGCAAGCGTAAAAGCCCTCGATACAAGAGATCTCATAGATCTACTTGATACACACATAATTCTTGCAAATACTTACCATCTCTATTTACGTCCGGGAGATGAAATAGTCAAAGAGTTTGGAGGACTCCACGGTTTTACGAAGTATAATCGCAGCTTCCTCACTGATAGCGGAGGGTTCCAAGCATTTAGTTTGAGTGATATAAGCAAAGCAAATGATGAAGGAATAGAGTTTCAAAGCCATATTGATGGCTCACGCCACTTCTTTACCCCCCAAAAGGTTCTCGATATTCAATATAACCTTGGTAGTGATATTATGATGATCCTCGATGATCTTATAGCTTTGCCAGCTACAAAAGAGCGTCTCAAACTCTCTGTAGTACGAACAACAAAATGGGCAAAAGCATCCATTACCTACCACAAAAAGATGCAAGAGCGAGGTATTGGAAGAACGCAAAATATCTTTGCAATCATACAGGGAGGTGTAGATCCTGCTTTTCGCCGCCAAAGTGCACAAGAGCTTACAGCACTCGATTTTGATGGATTTGCCATTGGGGGTCTTAGTGTAGGAGAAGAGAGCCAAGCAATGTACGATACAGTGGCCTGGACAACACAGTTTATGCCAGCCAATAAACCTCGCTATCTCATGGGCGTAGGAACACCAGAAGATATAGTTGAAGCTATTGATCGAGGTATAGATATGTTTGATTGTGTTATGCCAACGAGAAATGCACGCAATGGTACGATCTTTACTACTTTTGGCAGACTCAATATCAAAGCAGCACGCTTTAAAAAAGATCATCGCCCAATTGATGAAAACTGCTCATGCTATACTTGCCAAAACTACTCTAGAGGCTATCTCAATCACCTCTTTCGCGCTAAAGAGTTAACATATTACCGTCTTGCTTCCATTCACAATCTTCACTACTATTTGCAACTTACCAAAGATGCAAGAGAAGCCATAATTCAAGGAGATTATGCTACATTTAAAAAAGATTTTTATGCAAGGAGAAGCCAATGA